DNA from Amycolatopsis sp. DSM 110486:
CGCGCACAGGATCGCGGCGACCATGAGGATCAACTTCCGGCGGGCGGCCGCCTTCTGCCGCACCTCCGCGGCCGACACCGCCTGCTGAGCCGCCGACGGCACGAACCGCGCGGACGGCGGCTGCAGGGGCTGCTGCTGCACCGGCTGCTGCTGGGGCGGGATCTGCTGCGTGGGCTGGGCGGCCATCGGCTGCTGCATGGGCTGCGGTGCGGCCGGCGCGTAGGGCACCTGCTGCACCGGCATCTGCATCAACGGCCCCGGCTGGCCCGGCTGCTGCGGGGGCAGCGGCCACGACGCGGGCATGGTCGGCATCGCGGGTGCCGTCGGCGGGATGAACGCGGTCTGCTCTCGGCCCTCGGTGATGGCGCTGAGCGCGGCCACCGTGTCGGCCATCGTCGGACGTGCCGTCGGGTCCATCCGCAGCATCTTGCGCAACGCGGCGGCGAGCACCCCGGAGTTCTGCGGCGGCCGCTCGGACGCCTCGCCGTCCTCACCGAACGGCGGCACGCCCTCCACGGCCGTGTACAGCGTGGCGCCGAGCGAGAACACGTCGGCGGCCGGCGAGGCCGGGGCACCGCGGGTCACCTCGGGCGCGCGGTAGGCAGGGTGCGCCCCGCCGCCGGTGATGCCGATGTCGGTGAGCTTCACGCCGCCGTCGTCGGCCAGCAGCACGGTGCCGGGTTCGAGCGTGCGGTGCACGATGCCGGCCGCGTGGATCGCCGCCATCGCGTCGCCCAGCATGATCCCGAGCGACGCCGCCTGCTCGGGCGTGAGCCGTCCGTGCTCGGCGAGGAACGACGCCATCCCGCGCGACGGGATGTACTCCATCACCAGCCAGACGTCAGGTCCGTCGGGCAGCACGTCGTACACGGTGATCGCGCTCGCGTGATCCACGCGCGCCGCGTCCTTGCCCTCCTGCATCACCGCGGCGCGCGCTTGCTCGGCGCGGTCCGGCGGCAGGCCGACGGGCAGGTACATGCGCTTCATCGCGACCGTGCGGAACAGCCGCGTGTCGAACGCTTGCCACACGATGCCCGCGCGGCCGCGGCCGATCGGCTGGTCGAGCCGGTACCGGCCGCCGACGATGGTGCCTTCTGAACTCAAATCTGTTCCTGGATCAAGGGTTGGCCGGCGGCGAACTCGGGATGTTGGACGACGACGGCGGGTTGTCCGAGGACGTCGGCTCGTCCGGAGTCGACGTCGGAGTCTTCGTCGGCCTCGAGGTGGTTTCCCGCGACGAAGTCGTCCGGGGCGTGCTTCGGCGAGACGACGACGTCTCGCGTGAAGAGGACTCCTCTGAAGAGGACGTCTCTTCCTCGCTCGTGGTTGCTTCCTCGCTCGAAGGCGCCGTGCCCGTGGTCGGAACCACGTTCGACGACGTCGCCGGGGGAGCGGGCTGCTGCGAAGCGTCGGGCGGGTTGTTCGAGCTCAGCAGCCACACGCCGAGCGCCACCAGGCCGACCACCACGATCGCGCCGATGATCGCCGGCTTCTTCCACGCGCCGGGCTTCTCGTCCTCGTCGTCGGTGGGGCTGGTCTGGGCCCGCGGGGGCGGCGGCTCGTCGTAGCCGTCGTCATACCCGTCGTCGTACTGGTCGTCGTACTGGTTGTAGGCGTCGTGGGTCGGCACGGACCGGGTGGCGGCCAGGCCGTTGCGCCCCGGGTCGCCGTACAGCGGCGGCTCGCCCTGGTATTGCTGGTCGTACCGGTCGTAGTCGTTCTCGGGATACGCGGCGGCCGCGGGGTACTCGGCCTCGTCGTCGTAGTACTGCTGCGCCGGGCCGGGCGCGTCGAGCAGCGTGCCAGAGTGCGCGGCGTCGTCCATGTCCTCTTCGGGGAACAGGTGCGTGGCGGCCGCGCCGGCCACGGCGGCAGCGCCCAGCGTGCCGGCCGAGGCCACCATCACGGTCTCGCCGGCCGGTCCGCCCAGCGGCGTTTCGCCCCGTGCGACGGAGGCCAGCAGCTCTTCGCACTCCTCGGCGGTGGGCCGGTGGTGGATGTCGGGGTGCAGCAGCACGGCGAGCACGCTCGCGAGCGGGCCCGACTGGCGCGGCGGGTTGATCTGCCCCGCGGCCACGGCGTGCAGCAGGCTCAGCGTGTTCTCCGACAGCCCGAACGGCGGCTGGCCCTCGCACGCGGCGTACAGCGTGGAGCCCAGCGAGAACACGTCGGACTCGGGGCCGGGGTCACCGCCGATCGCGACCTCGGGCGCGAGGTAGGCGGGCGTGCCGGCGATCATCCCGGTCTTGGTGACCGTGACGTCGTCCTTGGCGCGCGAGATGCCGAAGTCGGTGATCTTCACGGTGCCGTTGCCGGCCAGCAGGATGTTGCCCGGCTTGATGTCGCGGTGGACGATGCCGACGGCGTGCGCCTCGCGCAGCGCGGCGGCCACCTGCGCGCCGATCCGCGCGACCTCCAGCGGCGGCAGCGTGCCGCGCTCCTGCAGGACCTGGGCCAGGCTCGTGGAGTTGAGGTACTCCATGATCAGGCACGGCTGCCCGTTGTCGTCGGTGACGACGTCGAACACCGAGATCGCGTTGGGGTGGTGCAAGCGCGCGGCGATGCGGCCCTCGCGCATGGTGCGCTGCCGGGCGTCTTCGGCGTCGTGCTCATCGAGGCCCGGCTGCATCAGCAGCTGCTTGACGGCCACCGTGCGGCCCAGCACCTCGTCGTGTGCCTGCCAGACGGCACCCATCGCGCCCGAGCCGATCCGGCCGATGATGCGGTACCGGCCGGCGACCAGACGACCCTCGTCGCTCACGCGACCTCCCTTTGGGGCTCCGACTGCCCGGAGCGGGACGTGCCCACCCCGAAGATGCGACCTCGAACCGGCCGCAGCACCGCAGCGTAGGCACCTGTCGTGGGCCGTGTGCCGGTTTTCCCGAGACCGGCCCGTGACAAGGCTAGGCGTTCACTCTGTGCACACACACTCGGCACGGTCTGATCGTCTACCCGGAACAGGATCGTCGCAGGTCACGAGAATGCGACGGCGGAGAGCAGTCGCGCTTCGGAGATGACGTCGCGCTCCACGACGTCGAACAGCTGCGTGACGCGGAGCAGTGTTCCGTCGGCCTGGTGCAGCACCGCGACGGCGACCACCGAGCCGTCGTCCTGCACGCGGGCCTCCTGAACGTCGATCGAGCGGGCCGCGCTCCACGCGCGGACCAGGCTGCCGGCTTCGCCCTGGGCGAGCCCGGGGGCGAGCAGCGCCAGCGCGCTGTCGGGGTTCTTGTCGATCGAGGCGTAGAAGGCCTTCACGGCCTTCAGCTTGTCGGCGTCGGACGCGGTCTCCGCGCTCGTGGACTCGGTGTGCTCCGACGGAGGCGTGCTGCTCGGCGCGGACGTGCTGGGCGTGCCGGCCTGCTCCGTGGTCGAGCCGATGTCGTGCGTGGGCTGCGTGGTGCCGGCGCCAGACTCGGCCTGCGTGCCCTCGCGGTGCCCGGACGTGGTGCCGCCGGAGCCGTGCTCCTGCGAGCCGGGCACGGCCTGGCCGCCGAGCGCGGCGGCGCCGCTGAAACCGGTGGGGATGGTGTCCTCGGCGACCGGCGTGGTCGGCCGGGGCCCGCCGCTGAGCAGCGCCGCGGTGACCACGGCGCCCGCGACGAGCGCGCCGGCGCCGACGAGGCCCGCCTGCTTGGCGCGGCGGGCGAAGCGGCTCTCGGGCTCTTCGGCCGGCTCGGCGGATCTGGCGGTCTCCGCGCGGTGCGACCGCGGCGGCAGGTACTTCTGCGGCTCGCGGAAGACCTGCTCGAGGTAGTCGCGGTCCGCGTCGCCGACGCCGTCGAGCAGCTCGGGAGGGATCACGTCCTCGACGCGGACGGCAGTGACCTCGCGGGTCTCACGCCGTGTGCGCTGCCGATCAAGCACGAAAGTCCTCACTCTGGGGTTCGGGGGGACGACGGTACGGCCGTTCGGTCGTACGCCGCTGGTCCGGACGGCCGACTCGTGGTCGGATCCAGACCTGCTGTCGCCAGGTAACCCTGTGGCGACGGGCACCCGCCAGGCTCAGTCGCCGGAATGCCGTCGTCATACGACGAGCGGCAGCTTATGTCACCCACCCGGACCAAGTTCAACCGCTTACCGCACCGCACGTGCATCGGAACGGGCAGTTTGCACCTGCACGAAACGCGCGCCCATGCCGGACGATCATGCCTGGTCAGGCGCCGTCGTCGGCGATCTTCTCGTCGTCGCCGAAGGTGAGCGTGCGCTGCTCGATGGTCTTGGTGCCATCAGTGTGGGTCACTTCGAGCGTGTTGACCGTGGTGTTGTTGTCCGGGTCGATCTCGACCTTCTTGACCTCGAAGTACGCGACGTTCGCGTAGCGCTGGCGCAGGCCCTGCGAGCCCTCCTGCTTGAGGTCCCCGGTGGTGACGGCCGCGGCCTCCGAGGGGTCGGTGGTGACGTTGTTGAAGAACCTCTCCGTGTTGTCCCCCATCGCCTTGGGGTCCGGGGAGGTCTCGTAGAAGACGTTGGTCGGCGAGGTCTCGCGCTGCGCCGGGGTGACCGGCGGCTTCGCGGGCGGCCGCGCCGGCGTCGATGTCGGCCCGGTGGTGATGGGATCCGACGAGTCTCCGCTGGACGAGGAGTCCGTCGGCGACTCGTCTTCGCTGGTCTCGGAGCCCACGGCGTTCTGCGGGTGCGTGTCCGGGGCGTCGTCCCGGGTGCCGGAGCGCCCGCCGCCGGAGCTGCTGCTGTCCTGCGGGTCGCCGCCCGCGCCGCCCGTGCCGCCCTGCTGGCCGAGCGACGGGTCCGGGAGGATCAGCGGGTTGCCGCCGTTCTGCCGGCCCGGCCAGCCGCCGCCGAGCGCGTCGGTGGTCGTGGTGGGTCCGCCGACGAGGAAGGTCCCGGCGAACAGCAGCCCGACCACCACCGCGCCCGACGCGCCGGTCGCGAACCACGCTGCCTTCCGCCACGTCTTGGGCGGGGTTACCGACGCGGGCACGGAGCCGAGGTCGAACTTGCCGAGCCCGTCGAGCAGGGGAGCGGCGTACACGCGCACTTCGTCGTCTTCGTCGAGCGAGGCCTCGTCGAACGGACCGCGCACCCGCGGCTTGGCCGGGGCCCGCAGCGTGACGCGCTGGCGCCGCGGGGGCTCGGGCTTGGCCGGCTGCTCGGCGGCGGGCTCCGGCGGCGCGCTCAGCTCGATGTGTTCGCGGGCGAGCTCGGCCTCGTCGTGCTCCGGGGGCTGCGGCTGGGCCAGCGTGGCGGCGGTCGCCGCGACCCGCTCGCGCCGGCTGCGGCGCACCTGCGGCCGGCCGAGTCCGTCGTGCATCGGCATGTCGGCGAGCGAACGCGTGGTCCCCGGCGCCGCCCAGGCGCGGTCGATCTCGCTCATGGGCTGGGGATCAGGCACCACGGCCTGTCCGGTGGGCAGGCGCCGCTCGTCCTGCGCGAACTCCGGTGCGCCCTCGCCGGACTCCGGCAGCACTGCTTGCCCGGCGAACGCACGCGGTTCTGCCTCCGGACGGGGCTCGGCGAGGTCGTCGGTCCGCGGAAGCACGGTGTGTCCGGCGAGCCCCTGTTGTTCGGCCTGCGGGGACTCCGGCCCCGCCGCGTCGGCGAGGTCGCCGGACTGAGTTCCGCTCCAGAGCGACTCGGGTTCGGGCGGGCCGTCGATCGGGCCGGCCTCGTCGAGGCGGCCGGCGGTGAAGCCCCGGTCACCGTGGCCGGGCTGGGGCAACTCGGTGCGGCCTCGCGTCGGCGGTGCGTACGGCCCGCGCCCGTTCAGCGCGTGCTCGGGGAGCGCGTCGTAGGCGCGATAGTCCTCATGGACGCGGTGCTCGTCGCGCGGCTCGTCCGGCCTGCGCGTCGGCTGCGGGAGCGGGATCGGGCGGCGCGGGTGCGTCTGCCGGGCCTGCTGGGGCTGCGGCAGGAGCACGCCGGGCCCTGGCACGGGCAGAGTCCCGTGCGTCGGCGCGAACGTCGAGCGCGGATCGGCCGCTCGCCGGCGAGGTGGGGGCAACGGCAGGGCGCCGGCCGGGGCGTC
Protein-coding regions in this window:
- a CDS encoding serine/threonine-protein kinase, with product MSSEGTIVGGRYRLDQPIGRGRAGIVWQAFDTRLFRTVAMKRMYLPVGLPPDRAEQARAAVMQEGKDAARVDHASAITVYDVLPDGPDVWLVMEYIPSRGMASFLAEHGRLTPEQAASLGIMLGDAMAAIHAAGIVHRTLEPGTVLLADDGGVKLTDIGITGGGAHPAYRAPEVTRGAPASPAADVFSLGATLYTAVEGVPPFGEDGEASERPPQNSGVLAAALRKMLRMDPTARPTMADTVAALSAITEGREQTAFIPPTAPAMPTMPASWPLPPQQPGQPGPLMQMPVQQVPYAPAAPQPMQQPMAAQPTQQIPPQQQPVQQQPLQPPSARFVPSAAQQAVSAAEVRQKAAARRKLILMVAAILCAVLIGIGVSELFFV
- a CDS encoding serine/threonine-protein kinase, yielding MSDEGRLVAGRYRIIGRIGSGAMGAVWQAHDEVLGRTVAVKQLLMQPGLDEHDAEDARQRTMREGRIAARLHHPNAISVFDVVTDDNGQPCLIMEYLNSTSLAQVLQERGTLPPLEVARIGAQVAAALREAHAVGIVHRDIKPGNILLAGNGTVKITDFGISRAKDDVTVTKTGMIAGTPAYLAPEVAIGGDPGPESDVFSLGSTLYAACEGQPPFGLSENTLSLLHAVAAGQINPPRQSGPLASVLAVLLHPDIHHRPTAEECEELLASVARGETPLGGPAGETVMVASAGTLGAAAVAGAAATHLFPEEDMDDAAHSGTLLDAPGPAQQYYDDEAEYPAAAAYPENDYDRYDQQYQGEPPLYGDPGRNGLAATRSVPTHDAYNQYDDQYDDGYDDGYDEPPPPRAQTSPTDDEDEKPGAWKKPAIIGAIVVVGLVALGVWLLSSNNPPDASQQPAPPATSSNVVPTTGTAPSSEEATTSEEETSSSEESSSRETSSSRRSTPRTTSSRETTSRPTKTPTSTPDEPTSSDNPPSSSNIPSSPPANP